In Vagococcus luciliae, one genomic interval encodes:
- a CDS encoding ISL3 family transposase — MSHNHCIRVSLDLKDTNIYFDSIFCEEKMIKGVRSKIYSGTLTYKPLACPCCGIKNENYSIVKNGFISSRIKWLSVAHYPTYLSLKKQRFLCRKCHTSFIAESLEIDKHCFIANRVKQSIGMELSDAISLKDLSKRHFVSTTTISRILNLFGKELSNKFTDLPQHLCFDEFTSVKNNQGKYSFIYSDSLSHKIIDILPDNKRITLEKHFSKYPLKVRNKVATIVVDMNAGYFKLANKLFPNASVVIDRFHLVQLISRSLNITRIRTMNKFKTSNLNDLKNYRKLKRYWKLFLKDSNELNYKDYRYQRLFKNILPETDIMDYLLSLSKELSETYGLYQNLLYCSKNNDFEAFSDLLLLSHELISEPMKTSIRTLKKHLPRINNTFKFPFSNGPLEGTINKIKLIKRIAYGYRNFQNYKYRILLSFQGK; from the coding sequence ATGTCTCACAACCATTGTATCCGAGTGTCGCTGGATTTGAAAGACACAAACATTTATTTTGATTCTATTTTTTGTGAAGAAAAAATGATAAAAGGAGTTAGAAGTAAAATCTATAGCGGAACACTTACTTATAAGCCTTTGGCTTGTCCTTGTTGTGGAATTAAGAATGAAAACTATTCTATTGTAAAAAATGGTTTTATTTCTTCTCGAATAAAATGGCTAAGTGTTGCCCATTATCCAACCTATCTATCACTAAAGAAACAACGGTTCCTTTGTCGTAAATGTCACACCTCTTTTATAGCTGAATCTTTAGAAATTGATAAGCACTGCTTTATTGCTAACAGAGTGAAACAGTCTATTGGCATGGAGTTATCCGATGCTATCTCATTGAAAGACTTATCTAAAAGACATTTTGTATCAACTACTACAATCAGTAGAATTCTTAATTTATTTGGGAAAGAACTGTCAAATAAATTTACGGACTTGCCTCAACACCTATGTTTTGATGAGTTTACATCTGTAAAAAACAATCAAGGTAAGTACAGTTTTATCTACTCAGACTCCTTATCACATAAAATTATTGATATTTTACCAGATAATAAAAGGATTACGTTAGAAAAACACTTTTCAAAATACCCTTTGAAAGTAAGAAATAAAGTCGCAACGATCGTTGTTGATATGAATGCTGGCTATTTTAAACTAGCTAATAAACTTTTTCCAAATGCTTCAGTGGTTATTGACCGATTTCACTTAGTTCAATTAATTAGTCGTTCATTAAATATTACAAGAATTAGAACAATGAATAAGTTTAAGACATCAAACCTTAATGATCTAAAGAATTATAGAAAACTAAAGAGATATTGGAAGCTATTTTTAAAAGACTCTAACGAATTAAATTATAAAGACTATCGTTATCAACGATTATTTAAAAATATCTTACCTGAAACAGATATTATGGATTATTTACTAAGCTTAAGCAAAGAACTATCTGAGACATACGGACTCTATCAAAACTTATTATATTGTAGTAAAAACAATGATTTTGAGGCTTTCTCAGATCTACTATTATTAAGTCATGAGTTAATCTCTGAACCAATGAAAACATCTATCAGAACACTAAAAAAACATCTTCCAAGAATTAATAATACTTTCAAGTTTCCATTTTCTAACGGACCATTAGAAGGGACCATCAATAAAATTAAGCTAATCAAACGAATAGCCTATGGCTATAGAAATTTCCAAAACTATAAATATAGAATTTTACTTAGTTTTCAAGGTAAATAA
- a CDS encoding glucose PTS transporter subunit IIA, with protein sequence MSKNELSLNELSQQIYNHVGGMKNVISIVHCMTRVRMTLKNRDLVDLDGLKAIPGVLGVVDDEQLQIIIGPGKVNKVAKEMVDMAGVDLGETFPEAHSGKEMVNEKAREMKEAQKAKQKQSTLKVILKDISNIFVPMIPAFVGTGIVAGIAAILTNLVTAGSINGATWQQYIDVMNILKNGMFGYLVIYTGINAAQVFKATPTLGGVIGAVVMLTGMNPEAPLKNLFTGQALSPGQGGILGVIFAVWLLSLVEKRLHKIIPDSIDIIVTPTLSLIIIGLIEIFFIMPLAGFISDGMVGGINWVLNVGGAFSGFILGTFFLPMVMFGLHQILTPIHVQMINETGQTMLLPILAMAGAGQVGAAIALWVRCKKDKELTEMIKGALPVGILGIGEPLIYGVTLPLGRPFITACIGGGIGGAVVGLVGNIGAIAIGPSGVALIPLIANGRWWGYVLGLIAAYVGGFLATYFFGIPKEQLEKNTLAETTEDIIVKPTSQVKEVSLTSIANGVAHTLEEVSDPVFQEKMMGDGYFIDPSDSHIYSPVDGTITTVFPTKHAIGITTTNGLDVLIHMGIDTVNLDGKPFDVKVTQGQKVKQGDLLARVDLEQIKEAKKETSMIVVLTNMDDIDTFVLTKTGTVTHTDHLLNVKMRLSVK encoded by the coding sequence ATGTCAAAGAATGAATTAAGTTTAAACGAATTATCACAACAAATTTACAATCATGTTGGTGGCATGAAAAACGTTATCTCAATCGTTCATTGCATGACGCGCGTTAGAATGACTCTTAAAAATCGTGATTTAGTTGATTTAGATGGCTTAAAAGCTATTCCTGGCGTACTAGGAGTAGTCGATGATGAACAATTACAAATTATCATTGGACCAGGAAAAGTCAATAAAGTAGCTAAAGAGATGGTTGATATGGCTGGCGTTGATTTAGGTGAAACGTTCCCTGAAGCCCATTCAGGAAAAGAAATGGTTAATGAAAAAGCAAGAGAAATGAAAGAAGCTCAAAAAGCCAAGCAAAAACAATCTACCTTAAAAGTCATTCTTAAGGACATTTCTAACATTTTCGTTCCAATGATTCCAGCTTTTGTTGGTACTGGTATTGTTGCAGGGATTGCTGCTATTTTAACCAACTTAGTAACAGCTGGTAGTATTAATGGGGCAACTTGGCAACAGTATATCGATGTGATGAATATTCTAAAAAATGGGATGTTTGGTTATTTAGTTATTTATACAGGGATTAACGCTGCTCAAGTATTTAAAGCAACACCCACTCTAGGTGGGGTTATTGGGGCTGTTGTCATGCTAACAGGTATGAACCCTGAAGCCCCACTTAAAAATCTCTTCACAGGGCAAGCTCTTTCTCCTGGCCAAGGTGGTATTTTAGGTGTTATCTTTGCTGTTTGGTTACTTTCTCTTGTTGAAAAAAGATTACATAAGATCATTCCTGATTCGATAGATATTATTGTGACTCCAACTCTATCTTTGATTATTATTGGACTAATTGAAATATTCTTTATTATGCCTCTAGCTGGATTTATCTCTGATGGTATGGTTGGTGGGATTAATTGGGTACTAAACGTTGGTGGAGCATTCTCTGGATTTATTTTAGGAACATTCTTTTTGCCAATGGTGATGTTTGGTTTGCATCAAATACTAACACCTATCCATGTCCAAATGATTAATGAAACAGGACAAACGATGCTACTACCAATTCTAGCAATGGCAGGTGCTGGTCAAGTCGGAGCTGCGATTGCACTATGGGTTCGATGCAAAAAAGACAAAGAATTAACTGAAATGATTAAAGGAGCTTTACCTGTTGGAATTTTAGGTATTGGTGAACCTTTAATTTACGGTGTAACCTTACCTTTAGGCCGTCCATTTATTACTGCTTGTATCGGTGGAGGTATTGGTGGGGCTGTTGTTGGATTAGTTGGAAATATCGGCGCGATTGCTATTGGCCCTTCAGGTGTAGCCTTAATTCCATTAATTGCGAATGGTAGATGGTGGGGATACGTTTTAGGCTTAATTGCTGCTTATGTTGGTGGATTTTTAGCGACTTACTTCTTTGGTATTCCAAAAGAACAATTAGAAAAAAACACCTTAGCAGAAACAACAGAGGATATTATTGTCAAACCCACAAGTCAAGTAAAAGAAGTGAGTTTAACTTCTATTGCAAACGGTGTAGCTCATACATTAGAAGAAGTAAGTGACCCTGTATTCCAAGAAAAAATGATGGGCGATGGTTATTTTATTGATCCAAGTGATAGTCATATCTATTCTCCAGTTGATGGAACAATTACCACTGTTTTCCCAACAAAACATGCCATTGGTATCACAACAACTAATGGACTAGATGTTTTAATCCATATGGGAATTGATACTGTCAATCTTGACGGAAAACCTTTTGATGTTAAAGTAACACAAGGTCAGAAAGTAAAACAAGGTGACTTATTGGCCAGGGTTGATTTAGAACAAATTAAAGAAGCGAAAAAAGAAACTTCTATGATTGTTGTTTTAACCAATATGGATGATATTGACACATTCGTTTTAACAAAAACAGGCACTGTAACACATACAGACCATCTTTTAAATGTAAAAATGAGGCTCTCCGTCAAATGA
- the murQ gene encoding N-acetylmuramic acid 6-phosphate etherase, with protein MSKVDLTNLTTEQRNQDTLGLDTMSVKEALLLMNQEDEKVAEAVKDELDSIEPVIIQTIEAFNQGGRLIYMGAGTSGRLGVLDAAECVPTFGVSPDMVIGLIAGGEKAMTIAVEGAEDSMELGRKDLVDLNLSKHDMVIGIAASGRTPYVIGGLNYAREIGAKTASLSCNKNALISQSADFPIEVSVGPEFLTGSTRLKSGTAQKLVLNMISTISMIGIGKVFNNLMVDVKATNEKLVERAKRIIMQATEVDYKTAETYFYEADEDVKLAIVMILTNSSKDDAMDKLTQAKGFIKKTL; from the coding sequence ATGAGTAAAGTCGATTTAACTAATTTAACTACTGAACAGCGCAACCAAGATACATTAGGTTTAGATACGATGAGTGTCAAAGAAGCTCTTTTATTAATGAATCAAGAAGATGAAAAAGTAGCCGAAGCAGTTAAAGATGAATTAGATAGCATTGAACCAGTGATTATCCAGACAATTGAAGCCTTTAACCAAGGAGGACGTCTTATTTATATGGGGGCTGGCACAAGTGGTAGACTGGGTGTTTTAGACGCAGCTGAATGTGTCCCAACTTTTGGTGTTAGCCCTGATATGGTGATTGGTTTAATTGCCGGTGGAGAAAAAGCGATGACCATTGCAGTCGAAGGAGCTGAAGATTCCATGGAACTTGGTAGAAAAGATTTAGTTGATTTAAATCTTTCAAAACACGATATGGTCATTGGGATTGCTGCAAGTGGTAGAACTCCATACGTGATTGGTGGTCTCAACTACGCTAGAGAAATAGGAGCAAAAACAGCTAGCTTATCTTGTAATAAAAATGCATTGATTAGCCAAAGTGCTGATTTTCCAATTGAAGTTAGCGTTGGCCCAGAATTTTTAACAGGATCGACTCGACTAAAATCCGGAACCGCTCAAAAACTCGTTTTAAATATGATTTCTACTATTAGCATGATTGGTATCGGAAAAGTCTTTAACAATTTAATGGTTGATGTTAAAGCCACCAATGAAAAACTCGTAGAGCGCGCCAAACGGATTATTATGCAAGCAACAGAAGTCGATTATAAAACAGCTGAAACATACTTTTATGAAGCAGATGAAGATGTCAAATTAGCTATTGTCATGATTTTGACAAATAGTAGCAAAGATGACGCAATGGACAAGTTAACTCAGGCTAAAGGTTTTATAAAAAAAACATTATAA
- a CDS encoding DUF871 domain-containing protein, which yields MFGFSIFMNQPLSNEKKSYIEKMKTIGFTGIFTSLHIPEDDAATYYSRLIELGTEAKKNNLNLMIDISGDALSKAGFSIDRLDELKHIGVTALRMDYHIPNDTIAKCSHHMTVGLNASTITQHDIDDLIKYKANFKHLEAWHNYYPRPETGLDKTWYLEKNQWLKENGFTIQGFVPGDDDLRGPLYEGLPTLEEHRYIHPLASALDLANQLTDYIYIGDGGLSEVTQSQFKEFLQNDTLTLHVNTIDEEFSFLFLGQHHNRQDEARDVVRSANARFKQIPDIPPKKNLPRLKGSVTLDNHAYLRYMGELQITKADLPKDDKVNVVAHVIKKDIPLIDHIKAGMSYELRKDDDNE from the coding sequence ATGTTTGGTTTTTCTATTTTTATGAATCAGCCTTTATCGAATGAAAAAAAGAGTTACATAGAAAAAATGAAAACAATTGGATTTACAGGTATTTTCACTTCGCTACATATTCCAGAAGATGATGCCGCTACCTACTATTCCAGACTAATTGAACTTGGCACGGAAGCTAAAAAAAACAATCTTAACTTAATGATTGACATATCAGGTGATGCTTTGTCTAAAGCAGGATTTTCTATTGATCGTCTTGATGAATTAAAACATATTGGTGTGACAGCTCTTCGAATGGATTACCATATTCCAAATGATACAATCGCCAAGTGCTCTCACCATATGACAGTTGGATTAAATGCTAGTACTATTACACAACATGATATTGATGACCTAATCAAATACAAAGCAAATTTCAAACATTTAGAAGCATGGCATAACTACTATCCTCGACCAGAAACTGGATTAGATAAAACCTGGTATTTAGAAAAAAATCAGTGGCTAAAAGAAAATGGATTTACTATTCAAGGTTTCGTTCCAGGTGATGATGATTTAAGAGGTCCACTTTATGAAGGTTTACCTACACTAGAGGAACATCGTTATATCCACCCTCTAGCAAGTGCTTTAGATTTAGCTAACCAACTTACTGATTACATTTATATTGGAGACGGTGGCTTAAGCGAGGTCACACAATCTCAGTTTAAAGAGTTTTTACAAAATGATACTCTCACTCTCCATGTTAATACCATTGATGAAGAATTTAGCTTTCTGTTTCTTGGTCAACATCACAATCGCCAAGATGAAGCTCGCGATGTGGTAAGAAGCGCCAATGCACGATTTAAACAAATACCTGATATTCCCCCCAAAAAAAACCTACCACGCTTAAAAGGAAGTGTGACGTTAGATAATCACGCATATTTACGCTATATGGGAGAATTACAAATTACAAAAGCAGACCTACCAAAAGATGATAAGGTTAACGTTGTCGCTCATGTAATTAAAAAAGATATTCCCTTAATAGACCACATCAAAGCAGGCATGAGTTATGAATTAAGAAAGGATGATGATAATGAGTAA
- the msrA gene encoding peptide-methionine (S)-S-oxide reductase MsrA, with protein MEEKAIFAGGCFWCMVKPFDELPGIIKVVSGYTGGHTVNPTYEQVCSGTTGHTEAVEITFDPEIISYKDLVEIYWHQTDPTDAMGQFVDRGDSYRPVIFYENEEQYEIAKESRKELEESGKFDQPIVTQIEKAKTFYPAEDYHQDFYQKNKEHYQNYRRASGRDQFIENNW; from the coding sequence ATGGAAGAAAAAGCAATATTTGCTGGTGGATGCTTTTGGTGTATGGTAAAACCATTTGATGAGTTACCTGGAATTATTAAAGTAGTTTCGGGGTATACAGGAGGTCATACGGTTAATCCAACATATGAACAAGTGTGTAGTGGAACAACAGGTCACACAGAAGCTGTTGAAATTACATTTGATCCTGAAATAATTAGTTATAAAGACTTGGTTGAGATTTATTGGCATCAAACAGATCCAACAGATGCTATGGGGCAATTTGTTGATAGAGGTGATTCTTATCGTCCAGTTATTTTTTATGAGAATGAGGAACAATATGAGATAGCAAAAGAATCAAGAAAAGAGCTAGAGGAAAGTGGAAAATTTGATCAACCCATTGTAACACAAATAGAAAAAGCTAAAACTTTTTATCCTGCAGAAGATTATCACCAAGATTTTTATCAAAAAAACAAAGAGCATTATCAAAATTATCGACGAGCTTCTGGTCGTGATCAGTTTATTGAGAATAATTGGTAA
- a CDS encoding copper homeostasis protein CutC yields the protein MIKEFCAENFTNIPNAIASGATRIELCDNLAVGGTTVSKGVLAETMAYCSEKGVPVMAIIRPRGGNFVYTDIELKIMEADILEARQLGVDGVVFGCLNEQHKIDEEAMLILLEASEGMQVTFHMAFDLMKRDDQFEAIDWLSQHGVTRILTHGGASVVPIEQHLEYLNDLISYANNRITILPGGGITYKNIDTVTSFLNVKEVHGTQIVDFHF from the coding sequence ATGATTAAAGAATTTTGTGCTGAAAACTTTACGAATATTCCAAATGCGATTGCTTCAGGTGCAACACGCATTGAACTTTGTGATAATTTAGCTGTCGGTGGGACAACAGTTAGTAAAGGTGTCTTAGCAGAAACCATGGCCTACTGTAGTGAAAAAGGCGTTCCTGTGATGGCGATTATCAGACCTCGTGGTGGAAATTTCGTCTATACTGACATTGAATTAAAAATTATGGAAGCAGATATTTTAGAAGCAAGACAACTTGGTGTTGATGGGGTAGTATTTGGTTGTTTAAATGAACAACATAAAATCGATGAAGAAGCTATGTTAATCTTATTGGAAGCTTCTGAAGGCATGCAAGTCACCTTTCATATGGCGTTTGACTTAATGAAGCGTGATGATCAATTTGAAGCCATTGACTGGTTAAGTCAACATGGCGTTACTCGGATTTTAACTCATGGTGGAGCAAGTGTCGTACCAATTGAACAACATTTAGAATACCTTAATGATTTAATTTCCTACGCTAATAACCGAATTACAATCCTACCTGGTGGTGGAATTACTTATAAGAATATTGATACAGTGACTTCTTTTTTAAATGTAAAAGAGGTACACGGAACTCAAATTGTTGATTTTCATTTTTAA
- a CDS encoding methyltransferase domain-containing protein has product MLKKKKEYAIDHLKTTVGAIACPKCHSAFDLLDNGLVCQNNHHFDLSKKGTIHFPLHHMESDYDHQMLEHRRNMIQKGLYQPIEKEIARIILNQGEIGLIVDMGAGEGSILERLIRNNDISGTKMGFDLSKDGVVLASDFSKEAFWFIGDVTNMPFKDESVDTLLNIFSPSHYEEMGRVLKKEGLVIKVIPEENYLKELRELFYYDEQAKQQYSNEKVYQKFLKDMQLIEEKRITYHFVVEKEDFQDVLMMSPMHWGASIQAKEHARDNYFQKLTIDVKILVGKKY; this is encoded by the coding sequence ATGCTAAAAAAGAAAAAAGAGTACGCGATAGATCACTTAAAAACGACAGTGGGTGCAATAGCATGTCCCAAATGTCATAGTGCATTTGATTTATTAGATAATGGATTAGTTTGTCAGAATAATCATCATTTTGATTTATCGAAAAAAGGAACGATCCATTTTCCACTTCACCATATGGAAAGTGATTATGATCATCAGATGCTTGAACATCGACGCAATATGATTCAAAAGGGATTATATCAGCCAATTGAAAAGGAAATAGCCCGTATTATTTTAAATCAAGGGGAAATTGGTTTAATAGTAGATATGGGAGCTGGAGAAGGAAGTATCTTAGAGAGGCTAATCAGAAACAATGATATTTCTGGTACTAAGATGGGATTTGATTTGTCCAAGGATGGTGTGGTATTAGCAAGTGACTTTTCAAAAGAGGCTTTTTGGTTCATTGGAGATGTCACAAATATGCCATTTAAAGATGAGAGTGTAGATACTTTATTAAATATTTTTTCACCTAGTCACTATGAAGAGATGGGACGTGTGTTAAAAAAAGAGGGCCTGGTGATTAAAGTAATCCCAGAAGAAAATTATTTAAAAGAATTACGTGAGCTATTTTATTATGATGAGCAAGCTAAACAACAATATAGTAATGAAAAAGTGTATCAAAAATTTTTAAAAGATATGCAGCTAATAGAAGAAAAAAGAATAACCTATCATTTTGTTGTGGAAAAAGAAGATTTTCAAGATGTTTTGATGATGTCACCAATGCATTGGGGAGCCAGTATTCAGGCAAAAGAGCATGCTCGTGATAATTATTTTCAGAAATTAACAATAGATGTGAAAATATTGGTTGGTAAAAAATATTGA
- the trmL gene encoding tRNA (uridine(34)/cytosine(34)/5-carboxymethylaminomethyluridine(34)-2'-O)-methyltransferase TrmL, whose amino-acid sequence MNHIVLFEPQIPANTGNIARTCAATNSPLHLIEPLGFSTDDKHLKRAGLDYWNDVNITYHKNLEAFLETLGDSPLHLVTKFARNTYSDVAFNDGRDHYFIFGKETTGLPETFMRENEEKCIRIPMNDEHVRSLNLSNTVALVVYEALRQQAFPNLEAVHIYDNDKLG is encoded by the coding sequence ATGAATCATATCGTATTATTTGAGCCACAAATACCGGCAAATACCGGAAATATTGCACGAACTTGTGCTGCAACAAATTCACCATTACATTTAATTGAGCCATTAGGATTTTCAACAGATGATAAACATTTAAAACGAGCAGGGCTTGATTATTGGAATGATGTGAATATTACATATCACAAAAACTTAGAGGCTTTTTTAGAAACATTAGGCGATTCGCCACTACATTTGGTCACAAAATTTGCTAGAAATACTTATAGCGATGTGGCATTTAATGATGGGCGTGACCATTATTTTATTTTTGGAAAAGAAACAACAGGATTACCAGAAACATTTATGAGAGAAAATGAAGAAAAATGCATCCGTATTCCAATGAATGATGAGCACGTTCGATCATTGAATTTATCAAATACCGTTGCGTTAGTTGTTTATGAAGCATTAAGACAACAAGCGTTTCCCAATTTAGAAGCAGTTCATATATATGACAATGATAAATTAGGCTAG
- a CDS encoding histidine phosphatase family protein, with the protein MKLYFVRHGKTEWNLDDRLQGMKDSPLLPQSYEDMKKCGQALKDIPFKAVYTSPIKRAKETAEGIVSQFDYNVPMYERPGFVELSFGDLEGEKFLTAKETFPNEMFYLRNHPDKYDPSVFNGENYGSMIKRSTTVVKEAIEDNETGPLLFVGHGAMLIACLRTLLGVPIERIREVEGMLDNNSVTVLSFNDGEFTLDDWNNTDFLS; encoded by the coding sequence ATGAAATTATATTTTGTCCGCCATGGAAAAACAGAGTGGAATTTAGACGATCGGTTACAAGGAATGAAGGATTCTCCTTTATTACCGCAAAGTTATGAAGACATGAAAAAATGTGGTCAAGCGTTAAAAGATATTCCGTTTAAAGCAGTGTATACAAGTCCTATTAAACGAGCAAAAGAAACGGCTGAAGGTATTGTGTCACAATTTGATTATAATGTCCCTATGTATGAAAGGCCAGGCTTTGTAGAGCTTAGTTTTGGCGATTTAGAAGGAGAAAAGTTTTTAACAGCAAAAGAAACGTTTCCTAATGAGATGTTTTATTTGAGAAATCACCCAGATAAGTATGATCCATCCGTTTTTAATGGGGAAAATTATGGCTCAATGATTAAAAGAAGCACCACTGTTGTAAAAGAAGCAATAGAAGACAATGAAACAGGGCCATTGTTGTTTGTTGGACACGGAGCGATGTTAATTGCTTGTTTACGTACACTTTTGGGTGTACCAATTGAACGTATTCGTGAAGTTGAGGGAATGTTAGATAATAATAGTGTGACAGTTTTATCATTTAATGATGGAGAATTTACTTTAGATGATTGGAACAATACAGATTTCTTATCATGA